The nucleotide window GATGCGTATGGAGCCGCCGGTGTCAGTCCCCACCGACCCGTAGCCGATGCCTGCCGCCAGCGCCGACGCCGACCCGCTCGAGGAACCGCCCGTCGACCTCTCCGGGTCCCAGGGGTTGAGGGGCTCCCCGAAGGCGGGATGCGACGAGCCGAACGCCAGCTCGGAGAGGTTCGTCTTGCCCAGGACCACGGCGCCGGCGCGTTTCAGCCGGACGACGGCCGCGGCGTCCTCGGCGGGGACCTGGTCGGCGAACACCCCGGAAGCGGCCGTCATGCGCAGGCCGGCCACGGCGATGTTGTCCTTCACCGTCACGGGGACCCCGTGCAGCGGGCCCACGGCCTCGCCGGACTCGAGCGCCGCCTCCAGGCGCTCGGCCGCGGCGAGCGCCTCGTCCTCCGCGACCGTGACGAAGCAGCCCAGCGCGGCCCCCACGGTCCGGGCCCTCTCCAGCTGCGCGGAGACCAGCTCCACCGGGCTCAGGCGGCCCTCGCGGACGGCGGCGGCTACCGCCGTCAGGGGCTCGAACTCCAGCCCCGCGGCCGCGCGCCGCGCTCCGCCCAGCCCACCGGCGTCCCCCGCCTCGGCGAACTGCGAGCCGCTCGCGGCGCCAGGTAGCCGCGCGTCCTCCGTCACGGCGAACCCGAGGCGACCTCGATGGTGTCGGGCCAGAACTGGATCGTGCTGTCTGGCACCAGGCTCACGATCGGCTCCCGCCACGCGGCGACGTAGGCGCGGTAGAGGAGCGGGATCACCGGCAGGTCCTCCATCACCTGGCGCTGGATCTCCTCGTACAGCTCCTGCCGGCGCTGCGGGTCGAGCTCGTACCTGGCCTCCTCGATCAGGTCGTCGGCGGCGGAGTAGCCGGAGAAGTTCGACCCGGCGCCGCCCGTGGAGCTCGAGTGCAGGACGTCGGTGAAGAAGTAGTCGGGGTCGCCGGCGCGCGACGTGGCCGAGAAGGTCACCTCGAAGTCGCCCGAGGTGCGCATGTCGTGGGCCGTCGTGGCCTCGGCGCCCTCGAGCGTCACGCTGACCCCCACGGCCTCCCAGCTGTCGGCCAGCCACTGCGCGATGGTCGCCTCCGGCTCGCGCGTCTGGAACATCAGCGTGAACGCCAGGTCCTCCTGGCCCGCCTCGCTCAGCAGACTGCGGGCGCGATCGGGGTCGTACTCGTAGGTGGGCACGTCGTCGGTGCCGCCCGGGAGCTGCGAGGGGCGCAGCACGTCGGCGGGCTCGTCGAGCCCAGGCAGCAGCAGCGGGATCACGCTCTTGTCGAGGGCGTAGGCGAGCGCCTGCCTGACCCGCACGTCCTGCACGGGCTCGAAGTTCGGGCTGAAGGCGATGTGCATGATGTTGTAGTACTCGACGACCGTCTGGGCCTCGATGTCGGAGGAGTTGAGCAGCTCCTGGGCGACCTCGGGGTTCCCTCGCGTGTAGATGGCCTGGAGCTCGCCCCGCTCCAGCGCGGCCGCCGCCACCGCCTCCTCGGCCACGTGCACGAAGGTGATGCTGCGCGCGCTCGGGGTGCCGCCGAAGTACTCGTCGTGGCTCGCGAGGACGACCTCGTCGGTCGGCGTGACCTCCTCGAGCGCGTAAGGGCCCGTCCCGACGGGGTGCCGGGCGAACTCCTCGAGGCCGAGCTCCTCGACCGCGCGGCGCGAGACGATGAACCCGGCGCCGTTGGGGTTGGTGAGCACGGCCAGCAGGAACGAGGGCTGCGCCTCGGCGAGCGTGATCCGCACCGTGCGGTCGTCGACCGCCGCGACCTCGCTGACGTTGGCGTAGATCGAGTGGAAGGTGGCCTCCGGGTCGTCCATCTGCCGCTGGATCGAGAAGACGACGTCGTCGGCGGTCATCTCCCCGTAGCCGCGCTGGAACTGCACCCCCTGCCGCAGGTGGAAGGTGTACGTCGTGCCGTCCTCGGAGACCTCCCAGCTCTCGGCCAGGTCCGGCTCGAGGTCGCCGCCCGTGCCGGGCACCTTGCGCACCAGCTGGTTGAAGATCGCCGGGTAGACCCAGCCGTCGGAGGTGTAGCGCCAGTAGGCCGGGTCGTAGACGCCGCCCGGCCTGGCGAACTGCAGCCTGATGCGCAGATCAGGCCGCTGGTCCGCCCCCTGCGCCTGGCCGAGGCCGCCGACGACCCCAACGGCCAGCGTCAGGGCCCAGAACGCCGCGAGCAGCCTCGCGCGCGTACCGGGGAGAAGGACCTGCAGCCCGCGTACCGGTCGAACCATGCCGCTCCCTCCTCTGGGGCCACGGGGTCATCCTTCGCGAACGCTTGGTATCCAGCGGTATACGACG belongs to Trueperaceae bacterium and includes:
- a CDS encoding ABC transporter substrate-binding protein, with amino-acid sequence MVRPVRGLQVLLPGTRARLLAAFWALTLAVGVVGGLGQAQGADQRPDLRIRLQFARPGGVYDPAYWRYTSDGWVYPAIFNQLVRKVPGTGGDLEPDLAESWEVSEDGTTYTFHLRQGVQFQRGYGEMTADDVVFSIQRQMDDPEATFHSIYANVSEVAAVDDRTVRITLAEAQPSFLLAVLTNPNGAGFIVSRRAVEELGLEEFARHPVGTGPYALEEVTPTDEVVLASHDEYFGGTPSARSITFVHVAEEAVAAAALERGELQAIYTRGNPEVAQELLNSSDIEAQTVVEYYNIMHIAFSPNFEPVQDVRVRQALAYALDKSVIPLLLPGLDEPADVLRPSQLPGGTDDVPTYEYDPDRARSLLSEAGQEDLAFTLMFQTREPEATIAQWLADSWEAVGVSVTLEGAEATTAHDMRTSGDFEVTFSATSRAGDPDYFFTDVLHSSSTGGAGSNFSGYSAADDLIEEARYELDPQRRQELYEEIQRQVMEDLPVIPLLYRAYVAAWREPIVSLVPDSTIQFWPDTIEVASGSP